One region of Mesoplasma sp. JKS002658 genomic DNA includes:
- a CDS encoding MATE family efflux transporter, translating to MHKSKKIKSNWYDQPFFKWLYGTKTSSSKQKVSLTTEQQKELVRLNGGWDEDKLFIPMMTKREAMLRYASTWKAIWFFCLPTIVLMVVQGLYNILDKSLSLIFVTPNAIKNPLYLQYMVGDDSHSILLQSLNNTTGIANDHGLFIATLKQYFQLNNQQAETVFNYFKIENGIDFADPTNGPLSLLNFLKDNNISITSAKMKEYINVSTQYTVQSYNIVLSFTQILAIGAGMHYSTEFGKRNKEKLKEIAGNGLTYSFLGSIIIGVVLFALSYRPWGQILIASQMGHNQNLIVEELAWKDVQPLIYGISAIFLAFMSMNMLRSEGKMIHIMIMTITSLGVKFLTSILLMKYTDLELTAAQLGTIFSFLYQFIYCLIVMFFSKVTYSNFSFHDLFNLRLKNLTYALKAGFPNFINYFSFVVNGYLTTSLVIRLPASRSGPSIEANGGVSILQQLISSITPWNEFILSAVVGLNQGVRTMIAYNDGAGKNDRILEILKRSSWLMLGWFAFILMLVFAIGPYMLELFAFPSTYAKYGNEFYWYLILFFMFYPLACFSYIDLGLFQGKGRTIAATIASSLRSLVIFVPLTLIGFFTAKGVNNPLWYFFFIGLTDLISSFILIPMLIGFYYQQKATHQLKNKGDDKMTLASYNKFLVKYGVDQKQQKQAQISYEEIVDNLEKTHFRK from the coding sequence ATGCATAAATCAAAAAAGATCAAGAGTAATTGATACGATCAACCCTTTTTTAAGTGGTTATATGGAACAAAAACATCTTCTTCAAAACAAAAGGTTTCTTTAACTACTGAACAACAAAAAGAGTTAGTTCGTTTGAATGGTGGGTGGGATGAAGATAAACTTTTTATTCCGATGATGACTAAACGTGAAGCAATGCTGCGCTATGCAAGTACGTGAAAAGCTATCTGGTTTTTTTGTTTGCCAACAATTGTTTTGATGGTTGTCCAAGGACTTTATAACATTTTAGATAAATCACTTTCCTTAATTTTTGTCACTCCCAACGCGATTAAAAACCCGCTTTATTTACAATATATGGTTGGAGATGATAGTCATTCGATTCTTTTGCAAAGTTTGAATAATACCACGGGGATTGCTAATGATCATGGATTATTTATTGCTACCTTAAAACAATACTTTCAATTAAACAATCAACAAGCAGAAACAGTTTTTAATTACTTTAAGATTGAAAATGGCATCGATTTTGCCGATCCTACCAACGGTCCACTTAGCCTTTTAAACTTTCTTAAGGATAACAACATTTCTATCACGAGTGCAAAGATGAAAGAGTACATTAATGTCTCCACCCAATATACGGTGCAATCATATAACATTGTGCTTTCTTTTACTCAGATTTTAGCCATTGGAGCAGGAATGCACTATTCTACTGAATTTGGGAAAAGAAATAAAGAAAAGCTTAAAGAAATTGCTGGGAATGGGTTAACTTATTCTTTTTTGGGTTCAATTATTATCGGAGTAGTTTTATTTGCTTTATCTTATCGTCCATGAGGACAAATTTTAATTGCTTCTCAAATGGGTCATAACCAAAATTTAATTGTTGAAGAGTTAGCTTGAAAAGATGTTCAACCCCTAATTTATGGAATTAGTGCCATCTTTTTAGCGTTTATGAGTATGAACATGTTGCGTAGTGAAGGAAAAATGATTCATATCATGATTATGACAATCACAAGTTTGGGAGTGAAATTTCTTACCTCAATCTTATTGATGAAATATACTGATTTAGAATTGACTGCTGCTCAATTAGGAACAATCTTTTCTTTTTTATACCAGTTTATCTATTGTTTAATTGTGATGTTTTTTAGTAAAGTGACTTATTCTAACTTTAGTTTTCACGATTTGTTTAATCTTCGCTTGAAGAATTTAACTTATGCTTTGAAGGCTGGATTTCCTAACTTTATTAATTACTTTTCTTTTGTGGTGAATGGCTATTTAACCACATCATTGGTAATCCGGTTACCAGCATCAAGATCTGGACCTTCAATTGAAGCTAACGGGGGGGTATCAATTCTTCAACAATTAATTTCTTCAATTACTCCGTGAAATGAGTTTATTCTTTCAGCAGTCGTAGGATTAAATCAAGGGGTCCGAACAATGATTGCTTATAATGATGGGGCAGGAAAAAACGACCGAATTTTAGAAATTTTGAAACGTTCAAGTTGACTGATGTTGGGGTGATTTGCTTTTATTTTAATGTTAGTTTTTGCAATTGGTCCTTACATGTTAGAACTTTTTGCCTTTCCTTCTACTTATGCTAAATATGGGAATGAATTTTACTGGTATTTAATTCTTTTCTTTATGTTTTACCCTTTAGCATGTTTTAGTTATATTGATTTGGGTTTATTTCAAGGAAAGGGACGAACGATCGCTGCAACAATTGCTTCTTCGCTGCGTTCGCTGGTTATCTTTGTTCCCTTAACTTTAATTGGGTTTTTCACTGCTAAGGGAGTAAATAATCCGCTGTGATACTTTTTCTTTATTGGTTTAACTGATTTGATTTCATCATTTATCTTGATTCCGATGTTAATTGGGTTTTATTACCAACAAAAAGCAACGCACCAGTTGAAGAATAAGGGTGATGACAAAATGACTCTTGCAAGCTATAACAAGTTTTTAGTAAAGTATGGAGTTGATCAAAAACAACAAAAGCAAGCCCAAATTAGTTATGAAGAAATTGTTGATAATTTGGAAAAAACTCATTTTCGAAAATAA
- the metG gene encoding methionine--tRNA ligase produces MDKAKYFYVTTPIYYPSGNLHLGHAYTTTLADILNRYKQSQGYETFFLTGSDEHGQKIEKKALEMGLAPLAYLDEKVELFKTLWTKLGIGYSKFIRTTDHEHTTTVKKIFTKLLDKGYIYPGFYEGLYCVSCEEFLNPDQIDENGLCKVSHDAPQLVKEETYFLKVSSFQDFISELLSGEFILPVYRQNEMLKNFVDPGLKDLSITRVSFAWGIPISEDPKHVVYVWLDALTNYLTALGYLQDDGQLFEKFWSNQSEIVQLVGKEITRFHAIYWPTILKMLDLRMPDKLLSHGWIVNDGEKMSKSLGNVIDPIAYINQYGADGLRFYLAYELPINKDGNFSESMFIESFNAHLANNVGNLISRVNNMISKYFDGYLGDDLTITSPLMNQKINQVIDDFQQLMDEYDLSGAVRKVLDFSSFCNKYIEEQMPWVLAKEEKLDQLKVVLMDLQKAMTTISYLLKPVLVFSYPLMVNQCGVSEPEVLSYGELKTYQNLKFKKLGEKKVLFERIKPVV; encoded by the coding sequence ATGGATAAAGCGAAGTATTTCTATGTCACTACCCCAATTTACTATCCAAGTGGAAACCTTCATCTTGGACATGCTTACACCACAACTTTAGCAGATATTCTTAACAGGTATAAACAAAGTCAAGGTTATGAAACCTTCTTTTTAACTGGTAGTGATGAACACGGACAAAAAATTGAAAAAAAAGCCCTGGAGATGGGTTTAGCTCCTTTAGCTTATTTGGATGAAAAAGTTGAACTATTTAAAACTTTATGAACCAAGCTAGGAATTGGTTATTCTAAATTTATTCGTACCACTGATCACGAACATACCACAACAGTAAAAAAAATCTTTACCAAACTATTGGACAAAGGTTATATTTATCCTGGATTTTATGAAGGGTTGTATTGCGTTTCTTGTGAAGAGTTTCTAAATCCTGACCAAATTGATGAAAACGGGTTGTGCAAAGTGTCACACGACGCTCCTCAATTAGTAAAAGAAGAAACCTATTTTTTAAAGGTTTCTTCTTTTCAAGATTTTATTAGTGAATTATTAAGTGGAGAATTTATTCTCCCTGTTTATCGTCAAAACGAAATGTTAAAGAACTTTGTTGATCCTGGTCTTAAAGACCTTTCAATTACCCGAGTATCGTTTGCTTGAGGAATTCCGATTAGCGAAGATCCAAAGCACGTTGTCTATGTATGATTAGATGCTTTGACCAATTATTTAACTGCGTTGGGTTATCTCCAAGATGATGGTCAATTATTTGAAAAATTTTGAAGTAATCAAAGTGAAATTGTTCAACTGGTAGGTAAAGAAATCACGCGTTTTCACGCGATTTATTGACCAACAATTCTTAAAATGCTAGATTTAAGAATGCCTGATAAACTTTTAAGTCACGGGTGAATTGTTAATGATGGTGAGAAAATGTCAAAGTCATTGGGAAATGTTATTGATCCAATCGCTTATATTAACCAGTATGGTGCTGATGGACTTCGCTTTTATTTAGCTTATGAATTACCAATTAACAAGGATGGTAACTTTAGTGAAAGTATGTTTATTGAATCTTTTAATGCGCATTTAGCCAATAATGTTGGAAATTTGATTTCGCGAGTTAATAACATGATTAGTAAATATTTTGATGGTTATTTAGGTGATGATTTAACAATTACTTCACCTTTGATGAACCAAAAGATTAATCAAGTAATTGATGATTTTCAACAGTTAATGGATGAATATGATCTTAGTGGTGCGGTGCGTAAGGTGCTTGATTTTTCAAGTTTTTGTAATAAGTACATTGAAGAACAAATGCCCTGAGTGTTAGCAAAAGAAGAAAAACTCGACCAGTTAAAAGTGGTTTTAATGGATTTGCAAAAAGCAATGACTACGATTAGTTATTTATTAAAACCAGTTTTAGTTTTTAGTTATCCATTAATGGTTAATCAATGTGGAGTTAGTGAACCAGAAGTGCTTAGTTATGGAGAATTAAAGACTTATCAGAACTTAAAGTTTAAGAAACTTGGTGAAAAAAAGGTTTTATTTGAACGAATTAAACCAGTTGTTTAG
- the pth gene encoding aminoacyl-tRNA hydrolase, with the protein MKVVVGLGNPGSEYANTRHNAGFLAVDVLLEKYGWEKTKNEFNGEVYFSQVNGEKVYFLKPLTFMNNSGQAIQALMNYYKVPLTDLIVLYDEKDFPLGRAQFKEQGSSGGHNGIKSIVQSLNSQGFKRLRIGIGQPQAHYSLVDWVLSKFSKDELATLKSTVNQVVMFLEDWTKGEGFDKIMSKYNYLVTKGENNG; encoded by the coding sequence ATGAAAGTTGTTGTTGGTTTAGGCAATCCTGGCTCAGAATATGCCAATACCCGTCATAATGCGGGTTTTCTTGCTGTTGATGTCCTTTTAGAAAAGTACGGATGAGAAAAAACTAAAAATGAATTTAATGGGGAAGTTTATTTCAGTCAAGTTAATGGTGAAAAGGTTTATTTCCTTAAACCCTTAACTTTTATGAATAATTCAGGACAAGCGATTCAAGCGTTGATGAATTATTACAAAGTTCCACTCACTGATTTAATCGTTTTATATGATGAAAAAGACTTTCCTCTTGGTCGTGCTCAATTTAAAGAGCAAGGTTCAAGTGGGGGTCATAACGGGATTAAAAGTATTGTTCAATCTCTAAATAGTCAAGGTTTCAAACGTTTAAGAATTGGTATTGGTCAACCTCAAGCACACTATAGTTTGGTTGATTGGGTTCTTTCAAAGTTTAGCAAGGATGAACTTGCGACATTAAAATCAACAGTTAATCAAGTTGTGATGTTTTTAGAAGATTGAACTAAAGGCGAAGGCTTTGATAAAATCATGAGTAAGTATAATTACTTAGTTACTAAGGGAGAAAATAATGGATAA
- a CDS encoding ribose-phosphate diphosphokinase, translating into MGQNNKRDINIFGLSASQALTNQICEQLGIEQKKVQTIRFADGEVLVQSLESVRGKEIYVVQSTNQPVNENLMELLIALDAFKRASAAKINVVMPYFGYARQDRKAGSRQPITAKLVADLLTVAGANRVITVDIHSAQTMGFFDIPFDNFETSQTLAEQIINTIISDKLDYQNCLLVSPDHGGLTRVHKVDEYTHGLTEGVAVIAKRRPEPNKAEVEFVLGDIEGKTCFIIDDLIDTAGTIVNAANALKAHGAKEIYIFACHGLFNGPAIERLSTAIKDEVIKKVVVTNTIEIPETKHFEGLEIVSVASLIAPMIQASVNDESLSHVYDQAKEKIHQKVEKYIKVH; encoded by the coding sequence ATGGGTCAGAATAATAAACGTGATATTAATATCTTTGGGTTGAGTGCTAGTCAAGCACTTACTAACCAGATTTGTGAGCAACTAGGTATTGAACAAAAAAAAGTACAAACAATTCGGTTTGCTGATGGGGAAGTATTGGTGCAATCCTTAGAATCGGTTCGAGGAAAAGAAATCTATGTTGTCCAATCAACCAATCAACCTGTTAATGAAAACTTGATGGAGTTATTAATTGCTTTAGATGCTTTTAAGCGTGCTAGTGCAGCAAAGATTAATGTGGTTATGCCTTACTTTGGGTATGCTCGTCAAGATCGTAAGGCTGGTTCTCGTCAACCCATCACCGCAAAACTGGTAGCTGATTTGCTAACTGTGGCTGGAGCTAACCGGGTAATTACAGTTGACATTCACTCAGCACAAACAATGGGATTTTTTGATATTCCTTTTGATAACTTTGAAACTTCACAAACTTTGGCTGAACAAATTATTAATACGATTATTAGTGATAAATTGGATTATCAAAATTGTTTATTAGTTTCTCCAGATCACGGAGGGTTAACCAGAGTTCATAAGGTTGATGAATATACTCATGGTTTAACTGAAGGTGTAGCGGTAATTGCTAAGCGTCGTCCAGAACCAAACAAAGCAGAAGTGGAATTTGTTTTGGGAGATATTGAGGGAAAAACTTGCTTTATCATTGATGATTTAATTGATACAGCAGGAACTATTGTTAATGCGGCTAACGCTTTAAAAGCTCATGGAGCCAAGGAGATTTATATTTTTGCTTGTCACGGTTTATTCAATGGTCCAGCAATTGAACGTTTATCAACAGCAATTAAGGATGAGGTGATTAAAAAAGTGGTGGTAACTAACACGATTGAAATTCCTGAAACTAAACACTTTGAAGGTTTAGAGATTGTGTCAGTAGCGAGTTTAATTGCTCCGATGATTCAAGCAAGTGTTAATGATGAATCGTTATCTCATGTTTATGATCAAGCTAAGGAAAAAATTCATCAAAAAGTAGAAAAGTACATTAAAGTTCACTAA
- a CDS encoding DUF373 family protein translates to MDSNSKKTKKIVTTADYISISFGICGILFGILSLCAIASFWSEKETLRNKDAFIFTLTTLVVDSISVVAALISFFYGYKIYKTLNKKETDLVKAKLVSHEQNSFIFDIVSFLIGIVGMCFGLTSLLTITPWPNDKISKIVTGVGIVMDALSSVMIIFALSEYHKYNNTREIAIHLRERDSWYQLSTQISIHKLRVTPKHTHGLPSKKESLNIAHSKNNQVSKNRVEI, encoded by the coding sequence ATGGATAGCAATAGTAAAAAAACTAAAAAGATCGTGACCACTGCTGATTATATTAGTATCAGTTTTGGGATTTGTGGGATTTTATTTGGAATTCTTAGTCTTTGTGCAATAGCAAGTTTTTGAAGCGAAAAAGAAACACTGCGAAACAAAGATGCCTTCATTTTTACCCTAACCACTTTGGTTGTAGACAGTATTTCTGTAGTTGCTGCCTTGATATCTTTCTTTTATGGTTATAAAATTTATAAAACTTTAAATAAAAAAGAAACCGATTTGGTTAAAGCTAAATTGGTAAGCCATGAACAAAATTCTTTTATTTTCGATATAGTCTCTTTTTTAATCGGAATTGTTGGGATGTGTTTTGGATTAACTAGTCTTTTAACAATCACTCCCTGACCAAATGACAAGATTTCAAAGATTGTTACAGGAGTAGGAATTGTTATGGATGCTTTAAGTTCAGTGATGATTATCTTTGCTTTAAGTGAATACCACAAGTATAACAACACCAGAGAAATCGCTATTCATTTGCGCGAACGAGATTCGTGATACCAACTAAGCACTCAAATTAGTATTCACAAGCTAAGAGTAACTCCTAAACATACTCATGGCTTACCATCAAAAAAAGAATCACTAAATATTGCTCATAGTAAAAATAATCAAGTTAGTAAAAACCGCGTCGAAATTTAA